One part of the Haloprofundus halobius genome encodes these proteins:
- a CDS encoding glycoside hydrolase family 127 protein — translation MIGAPHSIALTNVEIDDEFWSPWMERNRDVTIEYQYEQLEDSRTLENFYRAANGKEGGFQGMWFQDSDAYKWLEAASYELAKREDPDLRDRVNEVIDLIADAQEESGYLNTYFQLVEPDGKWTNLHMLHELYCAGHLIEAAVAHHEATGESSLLDVATAFADHIDDVFEDEIDGVPGHEEIELALIKLYRVTGEKRYLDLAEYFINLRGYDDRLAWELEHLDEIAGGEFDSDDWKGSIHEGSRTVFLDDEGEYDGSYAQAHAPVREQSTTEGHSVRAMYLYAAVTELVAERGDDDLKAALDRLWANMTEKRMYITGGIGPEHEHEGFTEDYDLPNESAYAETCAAIGSIFWNQRMFELTEEAKYADLMERTLYNGFLAGIGLDGKHFFYVNPLASAGGHHRKGWFTCACCPPNAARLFASLGQYCYSTSGGELYVNQYVGGTLATSVHGVDVDVNQTSALPWDGDVTLEIDADDVIPVNLRIPEWCTEATVAVNGEEVDHDGSRYIRLDREWDGETIELDLAMEPELVAAHPAVESDAGRVAVERGPLVYCAEEVDNDRPLHQYAVCTDGDVNAAHREDLLGGVTVLEADADVPTLDEWEGLLYLPDDETRTESTTLTLVPYHSWDNRDPGAMQVWMRAG, via the coding sequence ATGATCGGAGCCCCGCATTCGATAGCGCTCACTAACGTTGAGATTGACGACGAGTTCTGGTCACCGTGGATGGAGCGCAACCGTGATGTCACCATCGAGTACCAGTATGAACAGCTTGAGGACTCTAGGACTCTGGAGAATTTCTACCGGGCCGCTAACGGGAAAGAAGGCGGCTTCCAAGGGATGTGGTTCCAGGATTCTGACGCCTACAAGTGGCTCGAAGCAGCGAGCTACGAACTCGCGAAAAGAGAGGATCCCGACCTGCGCGATCGTGTCAACGAAGTCATCGATCTTATAGCCGACGCTCAGGAGGAAAGCGGCTACCTTAACACGTACTTCCAGCTCGTCGAACCCGACGGAAAGTGGACCAACCTCCACATGCTCCACGAGTTGTACTGCGCGGGCCATCTCATCGAGGCGGCAGTCGCTCATCACGAGGCAACAGGGGAATCGTCGTTGCTGGACGTGGCGACAGCGTTCGCCGACCACATCGACGACGTATTCGAAGACGAGATAGACGGGGTTCCGGGCCACGAGGAGATTGAACTCGCGCTCATCAAGCTCTACCGAGTAACCGGCGAAAAGCGGTATCTTGACCTTGCCGAGTACTTCATCAACCTTCGCGGGTACGACGACCGTCTCGCTTGGGAACTCGAACACCTCGACGAGATTGCTGGCGGAGAGTTCGACTCCGACGACTGGAAAGGTTCGATCCACGAGGGGTCGAGAACGGTTTTTCTCGACGACGAGGGTGAGTACGACGGCAGCTACGCACAGGCGCACGCGCCGGTCAGGGAACAGTCAACCACAGAGGGCCACTCCGTCCGTGCGATGTACCTCTACGCCGCCGTTACTGAGTTGGTGGCCGAACGTGGCGACGACGACCTCAAGGCAGCGCTCGACCGGCTGTGGGCGAACATGACGGAGAAGCGCATGTACATTACAGGTGGGATCGGCCCAGAGCACGAACACGAGGGATTCACGGAGGACTACGACCTCCCGAACGAGTCTGCCTACGCCGAGACCTGTGCCGCCATCGGCAGTATCTTCTGGAACCAGCGCATGTTCGAACTGACCGAGGAGGCCAAGTACGCCGACCTAATGGAGCGGACGCTATACAACGGTTTTCTGGCCGGTATCGGGCTGGATGGGAAACACTTCTTCTATGTTAACCCGCTCGCCAGCGCGGGCGGCCATCACCGGAAGGGTTGGTTCACCTGTGCGTGCTGTCCGCCTAACGCCGCGCGCCTGTTCGCGTCGTTGGGGCAGTACTGCTACTCGACGAGCGGTGGCGAACTCTACGTCAACCAGTATGTCGGGGGCACCCTTGCCACGAGCGTACACGGCGTTGACGTTGATGTTAACCAGACCAGCGCCCTCCCCTGGGACGGAGACGTGACTCTTGAGATTGACGCTGACGACGTCATCCCGGTCAACCTCCGGATCCCCGAATGGTGTACTGAAGCGACGGTGGCGGTCAACGGTGAAGAAGTCGACCACGACGGGTCAAGATACATTCGGCTCGATCGCGAGTGGGACGGCGAGACGATCGAACTCGATCTGGCGATGGAGCCCGAACTGGTCGCGGCCCACCCGGCCGTTGAGAGCGACGCCGGGCGGGTCGCCGTTGAACGCGGCCCGCTCGTTTACTGCGCCGAGGAGGTCGACAATGACCGTCCGCTCCACCAGTACGCGGTTTGCACAGACGGGGACGTCAACGCCGCCCATCGCGAGGATTTGCTGGGCGGCGTAACCGTCCTGGAGGCCGACGCCGATGTCCCGACCCTCGATGAGTGGGAGGGGTTACTGTATCTCCCGGACGACGAAACCCGTACCGAGTCGACGACGCTCACGCTCGTTCCCTACCACTCGTGGGACAACCGCGACCCCGGGGCGATGCAGGTCTGGATGCGGGCAGGGTGA
- a CDS encoding SMP-30/gluconolactonase/LRE family protein encodes MPINPQLVVDLECETGEGPLWHPDEELLYWSDIPRGRLYAYDPRTEEHELVYNDDDERIGGFTVQENGALLLFQEFGAVRQFDPSDGRITTIAKQNPDQFSERFNDVIADPEGRVFCGVMPDTNNGVPGQLYRLNRDGSFELVCEECGLPNGMGFSPDLSQMYFTDSGGDKPSSSGYIYRYKYDRATGSITDPEVFLEASDFDGKPDGLTVDAEGHIWSAFWNGNSLVRFAPDGTRRETVQFDPKKVSSVTFAGKSYNDIYVTTACIEGREREGRGAGSVFRVDLDVSGREEFRSKIEV; translated from the coding sequence ATGCCGATCAATCCGCAACTCGTGGTTGACCTCGAATGCGAGACGGGCGAAGGACCACTCTGGCACCCTGACGAAGAGTTACTATACTGGAGTGACATCCCGAGAGGACGACTGTACGCGTACGACCCAAGGACAGAAGAACACGAACTCGTCTACAATGACGACGACGAACGTATCGGTGGATTCACCGTTCAGGAGAATGGGGCACTCTTGCTGTTTCAGGAATTCGGAGCAGTCAGACAGTTTGACCCCTCGGACGGCAGAATAACAACTATCGCCAAGCAAAACCCGGATCAGTTTAGCGAACGATTCAATGACGTCATCGCTGATCCTGAGGGGCGTGTGTTCTGTGGTGTAATGCCAGACACTAACAATGGGGTACCCGGACAACTGTACCGTCTCAACCGGGATGGGTCGTTCGAGCTCGTTTGCGAAGAGTGTGGGTTGCCCAACGGAATGGGGTTCTCCCCCGATTTGTCTCAGATGTACTTTACCGACTCTGGTGGCGACAAGCCCTCGTCATCAGGTTACATTTACCGATATAAGTACGACCGCGCCACAGGTTCGATTACCGACCCCGAAGTATTCCTCGAAGCCTCTGACTTCGATGGGAAACCTGACGGACTGACCGTTGACGCTGAGGGACACATCTGGTCTGCGTTCTGGAACGGAAATTCCCTCGTCCGATTCGCACCCGACGGAACGCGTCGAGAGACAGTGCAGTTCGACCCCAAAAAGGTCTCTTCGGTGACGTTCGCTGGAAAGTCGTATAACGACATATACGTGACAACTGCCTGTATCGAGGGCCGCGAGAGAGAAGGGAGAGGTGCAGGTAGCGTATTCCGCGTCGATTTGGATGTTAGTGGTCGAGAAGAGTTCCGATCAAAGATTGAAGTTTGA